The following proteins are co-located in the Palaemon carinicauda isolate YSFRI2023 chromosome 3, ASM3689809v2, whole genome shotgun sequence genome:
- the LOC137635946 gene encoding uncharacterized protein: MLFQCFSDDIEELPEVLAEKVLLIPELLVSARADSITKSYMNAFQRWRFWASSNSVGEEDVLPAKPFIFALYLCSLVQIASTPSPVTKAFYSVKYVHDFYGLKSPTESTLVKNLLEVAKRRLSHSVVRKEPINSKILGDINFINNSMSNSHTIVTP; encoded by the exons ATGCTTTTCCAGTGTTTCTCTGATGATATTGAAGAGTTACCAGAAGTGCTGGCTGAGAAGGTTCTGCTTATCCCGGAACTACTGGTGTCAGCCCGAGCAGATAGCATAACAAAAAGTTATATGAATGCTTTTCAAAGATGGAGGTTTTGGGCATCTAGTAATTCCGTTGGAGAAGAGGACGTCTTGCCGGCTAagccttttatatttgcattatatttgtgtTCACTTGTCCAGATTGCAAGTACTCCAAGTCCTGTGACTAAAGCATTTTACAGCgtaaaatatgttcatgatttCTATGGACTGAAATCCCCTACAGAATCTACTCTTGTTAAGAATCTACTGGAGGTAGCCAAAAGAAGGCTTTCTCATTCAGTTGTAAGGAAGGAACCTATTAATTCAAAAATACTTGGTGACAT AAATTTCATCAATAACTCCATGAGCAATTCCCACACCATAgtcactccatga